A genomic region of Magnolia sinica isolate HGM2019 chromosome 6, MsV1, whole genome shotgun sequence contains the following coding sequences:
- the LOC131249811 gene encoding disease resistance protein At4g27190-like, giving the protein MLRCTICTVHVLTRSNQLLVHNQAFFSELKSYSQALFLAVVSFHSSATFKNAITCPSIHLSRMDFLGPVVQIILFFWAPVSQQIGYLKHLNNNVETLKKETEELQDKRHQIQADVNHAISVGKTRVRLVESWLVDVTNIEAQVDDLRREFEQPRTCLNGCCTNHFSRYKLGKRVVKKLKDVEILKAKGVFDKVAESPRRPPVLEMQPSLPRVQQSKSEETMEEIWECLHDEENGIIGVYGMGGIGKTTLMKAINNKFIGTDYFNIVIWVTVSNDLNLGLIQEQIGKKLDIMFGDNEDMAEKRDRLFIRLKNVRYLIILDDLWEAFSLDQAGIPKPDKKNRCKIVITSRSVAVCNAMVADKFIKVRALTHEEAWNLFCEGSGDVVLSSEIRPVAEKVVKECSGLPLAIKTVGRAMHGKERKEVWENALRALKGSSPEVRVMEREVFLPLKLSYDYLENEEIKSCFLYCSLFPEDHEIPIDELVRCWAVEEGFIENVNNLEEASNKGHDILERIKDACLLEKGSYGNEFVRMHDLLRDLAIWITSTSSSKFLVKAGEGLEQPPEEKMWRGVVRISLMFSKIKHLQITPDCPNLVSLFLNRNSQLRTIRSNFFELMPKLQILDLSDTGIESLPMSLLQLVNLRVLSLRYCMHLVEVLPLGKLKELQILDLSNSRLRNFPQGIASLVKLKRLDISLTSFTAVPFTMIYGLPSLEEVSMWRLKENVDGATFGEAVNMKRLTSLRISLSNLNGFIAHDTFHRWFSGLTSFHVMVNNITPYPPFSDKQISICECDKFPCGIEGLTKHAVSLYLCGSKGLTSLSKFQGDLKSLRKLEVIECSGVECIIDWREVGYDAFQCLQSLELLDLPNL; this is encoded by the exons ATGCTGAGGTGTACGATTTGCACTGTCCATGTTCTAACCAGGAGCAACCAACTATTGGTCCATAATCAAGCTTT CTTCTCAGAACTGAAGTCATATTCACAGGCATTATTTCTGGCAGTAGTTTCATTTCATTCCTCTGCTACCTTCAAAAACGCCATTACTtgcccatccatccatctgtccaGAATGGATTTCTTGGGTCCAGTTGTGCAGATCATTCTCTTCTTCTGGGCTCCCGTTTCTCAGCAGATCGGTTATCTCAAACACCTTAATAACAATGTAGAGACATTGAAGAAGGAAACGGAAGAACTACAAGACAAGCGTCACCAAATTCAAGCCGACGTCAACCATGCTATATCAGTCGGAAAGACACGGGTTCGCCTTGTGGAGAGCTGGCTTGTGGACGTCACCAATATCGAAGCTCAAGTCGATGATTTAAGAAGGGAATTCGAGCAACCTAGAACGTGCTTGAACGGTTGTTGCACCAATCACTTCTCTCGCTACAAGCTGGGCAAAAGGGTCGTTAAAAAGCTCAAAGATGTGGAAATCCTCAAAGCTAAAGGGGTCTTCGATAAGGTGGCTGAGAGCCCTCGCCGGCCGCCAGTGTTGGAAATGCAACCCTCGCTGCCACGGGTACAGCAAAGCAAGTCCGAGGAAACCATGGAGGAGATATGGGAATGCTTACACGACGAGGAAAATGGCATCATAGGCGTTTATGGGATGGGCGGAATAGGGAAAACCACTCTCATGAAAGCCATAAACAATAAGTTCATCGGAACTGATTACTTCAACATCGTGATTTGGGTAACTGTGTCCAATGACCTCAACTTGGGATTAATCCAAGAGCAAATTGGAAAGAAGTTGGATATCATGTTCGGCGATAACGAAGATATGGCAGAGAAGCGGGACAGGCTGTTTATTCGGTTGAAGAATGTGAGGTATCTGATCATCTTAGATGATCTATGGGAAGCATttagtttggatcaagctggaaTTCCAAAGCCAGACAAGAAAAACAGATGCAAGATCGTGATAACGTCCCGATCCGTCGCAGTGTGTAATGCAATGGTGGCTGATAAGTTTATTAAAGTCAGAGCTCTTACACATGAGGAAGCGTGGAATTTGTTCTGTGAAGGATCTGGGGATGTAGTTCTGTCATCAGAGATTCGACCGGTAGCTGAGAAGGTTGTAAAGGAGTGCAGCGGATTACCACTTGCAATTAAGACAGTGGGACGGGCCATGCATGGCAAGGAAAGGAAAGAGGTATGGGAGAATGCATTGAGGGCATTGAAAGGATCATCACCTGAGGTTCGAGTTATGGAGCGTGAAGTGTTTCTTCCTTTGAAACTTAGTTATGATTACTTAGAGAATGAAGAGATAAAATCTTGTTTCCTGTATTGCTCATTGTTTCCGGAAGATCATGAAATACCAATAGATGAGCTAGTAAGATGTTGGGCCGTGGAGGAAGGATTTATAGAAAATGTGAATAACTTGGAAGAAGCATCAAACAAGGGACACGACATCCTTGAAAGAATCAAGGACGCATGCCTCTTGGAGAAAGGGTCGTACGGAAATGAATTTGTTAGGATGCATGATTTGCTCCGTGACTTGGCTATATGGATCACTTCAACATCGTCGTCGAAATTCCTTGTGAAAGCCGGGGAGGGACTAGAGCAGCCACCAGAAGAGAAAATGTGGAGAGGGGTTGTAAGGATTTCATTGATGTTCAGCAAGATAAAACATCTCCAAATTACGCCTGATTGTCCTAACTTGGTCTCCTTGTTCCTCAATCGAAACAGTCAATTACGTACCATTCGCAGTAATTTCTTCGAGCTCATGCCAAAACTACAGATCCTTGATCTAAGTGATACTGGCATTGAATCTCTCCCGATGTCATTATTGCAATTGGTGAATCTACGTGTGCTCAGTCTAAGATACTGCATGCATCTAGTGGAGGTGCTGCCATTGGGAAAGCTGAAGGAACTCCAAATTCTTGATCTCTCAAATTCTAGACTCAGAAACTTCCCTCAAGGCATTGCAAGCTTGGTTAAACTCAAGAGGTTGGATATATCATTGACTTCATTCACTGCAGTTCCCTTCACTATGATATACGGGCTACCTAGTCTGGAGGAAGTAAGCATGTGGCGTTTGAAGGAAAACGTGGACGGAGCTACTTTCGGTGAGGCTGTGAACATGAAACGCCTGACATCTTTACGTATCAGTTTGTCCAATCTTAATGGCTTCATCGCACATGATACGTTCCATCGATGGTTTTCgggcttgacaagtttccatgtTATGGTTAACAATATTACACCTTACCCGCCTTTCTCTGATAAGCAGATAAGCATTTGTGAATGTGACAAATTCCCATGCGGGATTGAGGGGTTGACAAAACATGCAGTCTCTTTATACTTGTGTGGAAGCAAAGGTTTAACAAGTCTTTCTAAGTTCCAAGGCGATTTAAAGAGCTTAAGAAAACTTGAAGTCATTGAATGCAGTGGAGTGGAATGCATTATAGACTGGAGAGAGGTTGGATATGATGCATTCCAATGTTTACAGAGTTTGGAACTCCTTGATTTACCAAACTTGTAG